ATGCTGGACCCTTCCACGGATTCATACATTTTTGAGCTGATGCTTGAAACATCTCTTGGAAAAAGGACCCCAAAGCACGAGCTCACATAACACAACaaaatgaagaggatggtcatccgtCTGTATTTAACTAAGGAAAGGAGCTCAATCTTGGCCCTTCAATGCGACTTCAAAGGGCAGGTCGACAGATCGATAATCTACTTATTGCAAAGCCCAACCATGGTTTACTAGAGAATTCAACTCGGTAAACTGCTCTCGGAGGCAGCCATATAAGTTGCCTTAAATTCTCCTCCTCAACCTCTTATCGCATGCTTCTGCTAGTTCTGACTTGGTACTGACAACTACTTGTCTGAGATCTTGGCCGAGGATTTCAGGAAATAAACCGCAACACGGGTCTAGCTGAGATCTTCGCCAAAGATCTCGGAACATCATTGCGATACACCTGGGATCCGAATCCCTCCACAATACGCTCCTGTTAAATGTGGAGATCTTTCCCTACGCCGCCACCATCTCTTACCTCTAAATAGAAGgatccctaatggtgaaaggtacacacattcCAACCAAGCCAAAACCATTACGTTCTACTAGACTTAGCTTGCctgtctgactttggcatcggagggtcccttactATAGTCAGGGTCTCCATCTTTGTCTTGTTTTGCAGGTCTCAAGTGATCTAGGGATGACGGCCAGATTTGTATATCAACAATACCAGGGAAATATATTTCCCCTAGCATTGGCCATATTATCAATGATACCAGGGAAATATTCAAATTTTTGCAAGAAATTCTCAAAAAATAAGagatttttcttctctctttttttttttttttaggagaaTTTATTCTTTAGGTGATTGCGCCTATTTCTTGTCATTTATGTTTTATTACTTGTATTGTataatatttaaattatataaactCGCTTTGATTATAAttatattggtttttttttttttttaagcacaTGATTTAGGCTACTATTACAtgatagttttatatatatatatatatatatatatatatatatatatatatatatatatatatatatatatatatatatatcttttaacATCTCATTAAGTTTCActtaaaattttcaccattttcccaATTTTTTCTTCAATTAGCAATGTTTTCGAGGCATTGGCAACATTATCAATGATATCCATCTTCAACACATGTAATGATATTGATACTCTAAACACTCTGCATATGGCCTATGTTTTCTTTTGCGTGCACCCCCGTCCTAATTTATTGGTAGGTCATGATACCTCCCCACGGTCTAATGCCAAAAGTAGGCAAAAGAGATGAATGCAAAAtaaactataaataaataaataaatattaaagagAGGTTGtacccagtgtttgaaatatcgacaTCACCACTGGTTTCGCTGACCTGGAATACAGAAACTATATGAATATGGTCAATGATCGTAAATGTGGGGAAATATTGGAGAAAcatgagaaaaacgatgaaatTTTCAGTGAAAGAAAATgtcaaaatacacatatttgcaagTTTACTTATTTATGAATAAAATATTGCAAAAAGAatacatatataataagttttcatCTGTAAGAggtctaaaagcatgtgttgttactCATGGCTGGGTGGCCAACTCACAAGAATTTCAACATAAGGTCATGGGTTGGAGTACCCATTTTGGTGAGATGTTATTGTGGtttgagtgtgtgggtgtgttagggtgtgagtgtgtaaaaaataaaaaataaaaatcagtccaaccatcccatccattccatctatccacccaaccatttaacattccatccaaacatctatcAATATTTCAGAATATGGATAACACACGATATTTCGTCGAGAAATCGTCAACAACTGGAAATGAAACGAAAGATTATGGTCTTAATATTGCACATGttgtgataacgataatatcacaATAATATTGATATTATGGTTAACAAATTGATTACTGCTTACAACTATGCgcccataaaaaattcaaaatgattttttttttttaataaacatatttttagcaatatcgatacattggcaatattatcgaaatattgtcgatacgacacctagaatttacaaggTCAAAAATATTGGTGAGATCGTTACATTGgaaatacaagcgacacctggaatttacatagttaaaAAGTAGCGATACATTGACAATATCAATACATTTGCGATGCTTAGCAACATTGCCAATACCCGAAATTTTTGATActgccagtgttatcggtatcactaccagTGTTAGCAGTATTGCTGAGCTGGAGATgtagataatatcggggatacttcaAACAATGGTTGTACCCAATCAACAACATTCTCACTGATGCCACTGCCACCACAAAAGCTGACTAATGCAAATTATTTTGTAGTACAACCAATGCAAAATGATGAAAACTAAAGATATTATgatccacttcattttcttcatgttgTCTTGACATCTCGAAGAAGCCGCGCTGCCATAGAACCATATCTTCTAGCTTCCCAATCGCTGCTGAGTTTATGGTTACCTGTTGTCCCTTCAACAAAAACTTCCTCAACATTGGAATCTGCTTCCTCACCGCTCCCACACTCCTCTTCTCCTCCACGCTCATTGATCTGGCCCTGCGTCATGTCTTCTGCACAACATCCAACTTGAGCTTTGAACCCCATAATGAAGAGCTGGATGCTTGGATGCCTGTACGTACTATCCATCTGCAAATGAGTGTTACAGTCAAGCATCATTCAAAGAGAAATGAATTACCAAAGGACTATGATGACTGTCCATGGGGTCAGGCACCTTTGTTTCTGGCACGGTTTTCACTTCGAAATTGCTCTTCCACATGCGAATCATTTGGTCATGCACAGTTGTGGATCGGATCTCATAGCCCaactagagttttttttttttttttttcgcccaccaccaaaaaaaataaataaataaataaatgaattgttTGCAAGGACACCTGCATGACTCACAACTGTAGCTCATTATAAAACAATTGATTTAACACTTGTTTTTCTTTACCAAGACAGTAGTTCTGGGTCCCGATAAGGCAACTATGGTCTTCAAGAGTGGCTCCAAAAGATGCTCTGCATAAACCTGGAACCAAACAAGTTGAAGATTATTTGGTCAGTTGAATTTTTGTTGGATCAGAtttcaagaaaagaaatgagaaaaagtCTTGTATGATTCATATTTGCATGCGCATGAACTGGTAATCATCCAACAAGCAGGAGAATGTGCAATCGACAATGCTATGTCCTGCAGATGACAATCACTCTAAGCAACCACGCAATGTATACAGAACAGAAATGAACATGACATGCATACATATGTACAAGAGCTGaagaaaataacaataataacaataaaagaTAACGTTTGCACTAATCTGAGGCTCCATACTATGTCATAGCAACACTCTAATGTGAGCATCCTCTGCCACCCAATCTTTGCTTTCTATTGAACTTTCTTCAGGTTTGGGGGGAGTCAAATATTTTAATTTCCTTTTACCTGTATGGAATACCTCTACCTATATGGCCTATTGTATGTACTTTGCTCTATTGAGTTTAATTAATGTAATATAAAAGTTCGTCGACTCAGTTAGAGACAAAAGACTGGTCTTCACTTCATTTTTTGACATCCATATATGCAGCAGAAATCAAACATGCAATGGAAGAACGTCTAACCATAAACTTACCCAACAAGTATTTCAGAAACTGATGTATATCATTATCAACGAACACGATCACTCTATTACACTTCTTGTTTTCAAAACCTCCACCTGTACACTTAATTCTTTAACCCCTGCTATACACAACTTCAATACATACATTCAACCTCAAATCTGATCATAATTCTGGCCACAAATGCATGACACCCCACCTTTTGTCCACCATAATGGATTTTTATGAAAGTTggcctcacacacatgtatagGACACGATCACACAACCCACCATACAATGGTTGAGAGAGATTCGAGCAGATCAGCCCCCAAGGACTACAGATTTTCACCTCAAAACAATAAAAGAAGTAATCGATGCTCGGATCAATCACACTCTAATACCATGTGCTtgtgattgagagagagagagagagagagagagagagagagagagagagagagattagagttcACACCCCTCTCCTTTGTCCCTCTCCTTTGTTTTATTTCAAGTCATAAatacaacagagagagagagagagagagagagagagagagagagagagattagggttCACACCcctctcctttgtccttctccttTGTTTTATTTTAAGTCATAAATACAATAATGACCACAACACCCTTAATAACAAAAGCAAGAACCCAACATGTCCTAAACAACTAGTAATAGAGATGGCCATAACACCTCCAATGTTGCACTTCGTTGGATTAACCTTAAGCCTAAAGAGCACTTCAAAGCATAGCACAACATCCAAAAATGTGGTTGCCTCGTCAATTAAATGGTTTCCGAACAGGAGTGTATCATCAGCATATAACCATGTTCAACTTTTGCAATATCTAtactatcggctgatatatcggtCGATATTATCGGTACCGCAATCTAGCGATATGAAACCCGTTAGAAgatactacaaaaaaaaaaaaaaaattattgtatGTAAATATCCGAAAAAatcggaattttttttttttttaaaaaaagagagaaacttTCAACAATGTGGATTTCCGTACCTGTATAAGAGATTGCCCTGATCGGAAGctgaatttggtgggccattcgaatcaaAGCGCATTGTTCGTAGGGAATTGACTTTGGAAGATAATGTGAAGAAAGTCTGGAGATTTAGGGGAGAAGTTTTAGGGGCCGCAACCGTCTCTGCTTCCAAAAATGACTTCTGATCCTTTTTTATTGCGCGGTTGGATGCATAAttcatgcgaaagcctttcgcgcaTGAAGTTTTGCtctaggatgctaggtggggcccactgtgatgtttgtgagaaacctgCCACGTCTGTTTTGCAAGGTCGTTTTAGGAAATGTgaccgaaaatgaggtggatccaaaactcaagtgggccgcatgagaggaaacagtaggggtTCAGTGACCATTGTTGAATCATTTTTATGGCCACAGAAATTTCGTATCAGGATAAGTTTTTTGTGTtctcacttcatcccagtgggaatgacctcataaacggtttggatggcatataaacatcaaggtggagcgtaggaaagtttcaacggtaggaaacactttccccagttttccctctcgtatggtccacttgagttttggatccacctcccttttggtcgcatgtcctaaaatgagctcacaaaatggatggatggggtggatttctcacaaacatcacagtgggccccacctagcatcctatcgtagaaacttcctgcgaaagccttttgtaggaaatccgcgtccagcgcAGATCGAAAACCTTGGAGACAGATGGTCTTGTCaagggctctgtagggcccaccatgatatgtattttatccacaccgtccaaccattttaataggtcattttaggatataagcccaaaatGTAGGTaaatataaggctcaagtggaccacatgacaggaagTCATGGTcacaatgatatccaccgttgaagctttcctagggcccatcgtgatgtttatttgccatccaatctatgcaTAAGGTCtaacatacctagatgaagggaaacataaatattagcttgatccaaaacttttgtagcccctaaaatgtttttaatggtgatcattTAATGACCACTTTTTtgtgtggtgcggtccacctcatatttggatttgcctcattttttggcccatttcctaaaatgatatgccaaAATGAATTGATGGTGTATATACACCATATTACGTCGAGGTGGCTCCACAGTCAGGGTTCCACCATATTACGTACGTCCtctgatgtggttcacttgatctctggatctaccccatttttttTCTCAGgctttaaaatgatccaaaaaaaatgaatggacagcttggatacaaTGCATGGAGCCCAcacaatttgcctcatttttaaagCCAAAACCTATCAAAAAGTAAAGATATCAACGTCAGGAATTGGAGAGCCAATTAGGTGAGACCCAatactcacccaagacggtgtggcccttaatgcagggcccaccttaacgtatgtattttgtatccatgttgttcatccgtttttccaaatcattttagtgtattatccaaaaaacgaaGCACATCCAATTATCGGGTGGACCgtaccaaaggaaaaagtggtgattgactattaatgggccacaaaagttctagatcaatctgatatttgttttttcctttcatccaggcttatgtgaactaatcaacagattagatggtaaataaacactacgaaaacattaaggtgagcccgaagaaggttttaatggtagggccttcaatcaatactgtttcctatggcatggtccacttgataattggatttgcttcatttttggtatggtGCTGTAAATTAAGGtggaaaaaaaaatggacggtgtggatatacatgtcttgatgcatttataaatgttatgcaacaTATCTGAATATAGTTgttttagttcaatcggacaacacataacttaggaccctatacaaaggaaacctattatgtgcacttcttttttcagattttatgattcaaaagtgtgtattaagggcatttttaataatcccttaagtttcattgaaaaattcaaccatttccccaatgtttcccgaaaagtgcgataaattacgtaatacaaacgatatatcccgtgcgaaaaccgatacgtatctgtatcccaagggtgcaatacattgcgcaataccaatatttcgaacattggccATGTTTAACTGTCACCTCCCCATTGTCCAAGCACATTCCCTGAATTAATCATAGGCGGCTAGCTCTACTAATCATCTGAGATAGAGCTTCTCCCACTGTTACAAATAGGAGAGGAGAGAGCAGATATCCCCGCCTCAAGCCAGAATCTTACAGAAGCCCCTTGGAGATCCATTTATCACCATAGAAAACCAAGCCGACGAAATACAAGCCTTTATCCATGTTAGCCATCTTCAGCCGGATCCCATGTGCTTTAGGAGGATGAGAACAAACTCCCAGTTGACACATTCATATGCACGCTCCAAATCTGCCTTCGACAGGAAACTAAGCGGCTACTTTTCCTGTATGTATCAACCATCTCATCTGCCATGCAGGGTCTGTCCAGGACAAACACACTCTATGAAGCAGACACTACTTCCCCAATAACCTTCTTCAATCTCGTTGCCAAAATGCTAGCAATAATTTTATAAATACTTGTTATCACCCAAGATGTATTTCATACAAGTCAGAGCTACAAGGTTGGTAGTGCGCTTCATTTTGTCTAGTAGCGGCTTGTAACTTGCACTGTCCGTTATCCAACTTGTTGAGTTCATGAAGCATAGATTGCTTAAATATCTTCTTTCATACCTTCTTTCTTATAATTTGATAGTTGATCCCTTGAAAAGCATTATCCCTACATCTCAGACAAATGAATACTTAGCATGTGTCAATCATCAAGAGAACAGTTCCCTTTGGCAAGTGCATGCGACATGTAACTTCTCATGTCCACTTATCTTTGAGAGGGAAAGCACTTGTACCAAGTCTCACTCATTGGGACAAGCAGCTTTTTCTCTACTTTGCACATCAcaatgtgtgaaatttctcaagAAACATGTCATTTGCATCTAGATTCATGGGTAAGCTTCATGAAGCAGTGGAGCCACATTGCTTGTTGGAGAGAGAACTTTCTCATCAGTTTAGCTATTGACATACATCCTAATAAAATACAAGGTGAAGAAAAATCTAACAATCAAAACAAAATGAAACAAAGAACCACTATGTAAATTTCAAATTAGGCATCTTCCTGCATCTATGCCAGGGCGGAATTCTCTTTATGTATGTCTTTGCACTCCAGGTCCTAAAATCGACACTTTCACAATAATTTCAGCAACACCAAATCCTTGTCAATATCTAATATAAGTAATAAACATTACATCCATGTAACACCTTGGAGGTCCTAACTTCAATTTCTATTGGGTTTATCCTGCAGTCCAGAGCCTGAATGTGTGCATGTTTATTGATTCATTTAGCATCATTACCAAACTTAGCTTCATGAAATCAGTTTCCTTAGCAATTTCACAAAACACAATAGAGCCACTGCCATAAACTTGTTCCCAGTAGGATTTGTAAAACAGGATTCataaagaaaatccaaaatagcTGGACAAGACAGCAGTAATAACAACCATGATGATGGGGATGATAATGGTAGCAATGTTAGTGGACCTAAACATGACTTGGAAAGATTGAACTCTAAAGTTGGCATTGTCATCAACAAATACAGTGAACATTAATTTGGATAACTAAATAATATTATGTCCATAGAACTCACAATGTCAGTGCCAATAATGTAATCGAATGGTGGACCAACAGCTTTTATGTGGTCAGGGTTTCCCCAGTCCAACTCTGCAACTTCAATGGAACCAAACAAAGCTGCAAAGAGACAATGGAAACAAAGAATTAGCATGTAGGAGAAGCTCAACACAACCAAGCATAAATGAAATAAGCTATTTTAAACATATTATTATTTTCCGTAACAAGGATCTATATCATGCATTTTTTTTGGCAAATGGTCGTCTCTGATACCAAATATGATATAGCTAATGAATAAAAATCTCCAACCACATGCAGTTGTAACAAACCCTAGCCAAGGCTTGTAGGAAACATAAGAAATAGTCCTAAAAAATTGCTAGACAATTTTTGTTATTAAGTTTTATATgaaagagaacaaaagaaaagcCCTAGAACTAATCCGGGCCTTGCATTGCCTTGCATCAAAGCAGAActatgggttggatgttataatctcaaccctacaattttattttaaagggaaaaaaagaCTTACCCCTATCTACTTTAGTGAGACATAGGCAAAAGCAAGATAAACTATAATTCGTCCAAAAATAAAGTTAAAATCGTAACTTAAGAAAAATGCCACCAAAAGACACTTTTGTGAACCTGAAAGTGTACCACgagtagtgttttaaatagcgtgtagcgtatagcgtggcgtttggccctctatagcgtgtagcgtaagctacataacatgtagcgtaagctacacaatccttaatatttttaattaaaataatagaaaatatgataaattttacaaaaatgcataatttctatgagttcttgactacaaatctggatcatcaaccacttatttccatgcaaaatccctCTCTTTGCCTTTAGACATTCTAAGTATGACTTCTTTTtgatttattgaaacatcacaaattcatgatatagaagaccataatttggatagtccggattgatctaagtgctctatctatgatatggaccacaatttggatggtccgaatTAGTTTAATGTAGTGTCATGTAtcataggtataagtcatcatcattttaaaataggtgtttaactaacatagaaaaaacacttgaaaaaaatgagatttcaggtAGCTTACGCTATCCACGCTACGCTACATGCACTGTAGTTTACACTACTTGCGTACGCTACATAGCGTTTTCGCTATGCTATGTACGCTACAACGCTATTAAAAACACTGACCATGAGTACCATAATGCATGGTCCATTGATGAGTCTACAGGTTTGGCCTATTATAGAAGATATTTCCATATTTCGACCCCTTTCCATGCTCAAATCCATACTAAAACTCATCAGCAAGTAAATCAGCCCGATCCATCAACCTTAGGCCATCCATGTCCCCATCAATTAGTCATTCATATATAGCATTTTGtctattatttttactattaaaacCCATCAAGCAAAACTAATCTTTTTTCTGCACTCTAAAGACTCCAACAAGATCATCATATCTATTCAAAACTCTCTTTTTTTACTATTAATTTCTCCAATTCTTGCAAAACCCATCATTCAAATCCAAGAAAATTACTATCACCATCTACTATAATCTCATTTTCTCTGCACTTTTTCTCCAAATCCATGAAAACCCACataccaaaaatcattt
This DNA window, taken from Magnolia sinica isolate HGM2019 chromosome 14, MsV1, whole genome shotgun sequence, encodes the following:
- the LOC131225159 gene encoding uncharacterized protein LOC131225159 isoform X3, encoding MENMRGAMAGQERERGKSGRENRSTHMDWKNDAITSIGCDEFRLSFLSRHNSSNTSAVTLEVLGHQLQFAQEKNSRKGRFCPMKLKGKRAIELGAGCGLAGFGLALLGCNLVSTDQIEVLPLLMRNIERNTSRIKQSNPNSALFGSIEVAELDWGNPDHIKAVGPPFDYIIGTDIVYAEHLLEPLLKTIVALSGPRTTVLLGYEIRSTTVHDQMIRMWKSNFEVKTVPETKMDSTYRHPSIQLFIMGFKAQVGCCAEDMTQGQINERGGEEECGSGEEADSNVEEVFVEGTTGNHKLSSDWEARRYGSMAARLLRDVKTT
- the LOC131225159 gene encoding uncharacterized protein LOC131225159 isoform X4 is translated as MENMRGAMAGQERERGKSGRENRSTHMDWKNDAITSIGCDEFRHNSSNTSAVTLEVLGHQLQFAQEKNSRKGRFCPMKLKGKRAIELGAGCGLAGFGLALLGCNLVSTDQIEVLPLLMRNIERNTSRIKQSNPNSALFGSIEVAELDWGNPDHIKAVGPPFDYIIGTDIVYAEHLLEPLLKTIVALSGPRTTVLLGYEIRSTTVHDQMIRMWKSNFEVKTVPETKMDSTYRHPSIQLFIMGFKAQVGCCAEDMTQGQINERGGEEECGSGEEADSNVEEVFVEGTTGNHKLSSDWEARRYGSMAARLLRDVKTT
- the LOC131225159 gene encoding uncharacterized protein LOC131225159 isoform X2, whose translation is MENMRGAMAGQERERGKSGRENRSTHMDWKNDAITSIGCDEFRHNSSNTSAVTLEVLGHQLQFAQDPNSKHLGATVWDASVVFVKFLEKNSRKGRFCPMKLKGKRAIELGAGCGLAGFGLALLGCNLVSTDQIEVLPLLMRNIERNTSRIKQSNPNSALFGSIEVAELDWGNPDHIKAVGPPFDYIIGTDIVYAEHLLEPLLKTIVALSGPRTTVLLGYEIRSTTVHDQMIRMWKSNFEVKTVPETKMDSTYRHPSIQLFIMGFKAQVGCCAEDMTQGQINERGGEEECGSGEEADSNVEEVFVEGTTGNHKLSSDWEARRYGSMAARLLRDVKTT
- the LOC131225159 gene encoding uncharacterized protein LOC131225159 isoform X1 produces the protein MENMRGAMAGQERERGKSGRENRSTHMDWKNDAITSIGCDEFRLSFLSRHNSSNTSAVTLEVLGHQLQFAQDPNSKHLGATVWDASVVFVKFLEKNSRKGRFCPMKLKGKRAIELGAGCGLAGFGLALLGCNLVSTDQIEVLPLLMRNIERNTSRIKQSNPNSALFGSIEVAELDWGNPDHIKAVGPPFDYIIGTDIVYAEHLLEPLLKTIVALSGPRTTVLLGYEIRSTTVHDQMIRMWKSNFEVKTVPETKMDSTYRHPSIQLFIMGFKAQVGCCAEDMTQGQINERGGEEECGSGEEADSNVEEVFVEGTTGNHKLSSDWEARRYGSMAARLLRDVKTT